TCCAGCAGTGTATGTACAGCGGGTGGAGCGGTATCCAGCGCCCTTCCCCCGTGGTTCGACAGGATAATCGCCTTAACATGCGGAGCGTGCAGCGAAGCCAGATAAGCATCTTCATGTGTTTGAATGCCCTTGAGGACAATAGGGAGATGAGTGTGTTCGCGGAGCCAGGGGAGAGTTGTACGCCAAGTTAAATCCGCGGCTGTGCCCCAGAAGAGGGATTGGCCTACACCCATTGATTTCGGTTTCGGCTTCCCGTTTACATCTGCGTCTGAGGATGGTGTCTGTGCCGACATGCTAGTTTTACTAACCGATTGCGATTCTTGCACCGCGGCGCGGACGGGTAAGTTAGACCCGATATTCTTACTGCGTTCGTCGTGTTCGCGTTTCCCCGGCACCGGCGCATCAAGCGTGAGACAGATGAATTTTATACACTCTAATTTATTCATGCGGGCGAGCATGGCTTCGCTTTTAGCCCGCTCGTTTTGCACGTAGAGTTGCCAGCCAAACACCTGGCCCGGGGTAGCGTCTGCGACGATTTGCTCGGGCGTCATGGATGCGTTTTGCGAGATTATTTGCATGGCGCCGTATTGGGAGCACGCTTGTGCGATGCCCCATTCGCCGTCGGCGTTGGCGAGTCGCGCCATGGCGGCTGGCGAGACGTAGATGGGGAGCTTGACTGGGTGGCTGAGGAAGGTGGTTGAGGTGTCGCAGCGGGTGCAGTCGACGAAGACACGGGGCCGGAGGAGGATGGTGCGGTATACGCTGTTGTTGAAGGATTTACTTTGGAGGTCGTCGCTCGCGGAGAAGTAGTATGCCCATGCTTTGTACGGTATTTGCTTTGTAGCGACTTGTTCAATCTCGTCAATGTTTAGTATGCTGTCCAGGTCCACGGGCCCTTCATCTTGTGTCTCGCCCGTCTCTTGTGGTGTCTTCTCATCTTTTGGTAGGGTATCTGGGTTTATGGTACCAAGCTTGTCCGACGCTTCGAGGTTTTCTTCGAGAATGCCCGGAGGGTGGATGGGATCGTATTCTTCGGTCGCATCGGTGCCGGCGAGTTGGAGGATGACTTTCGAACCACCAGGGTGCTTGGGCAGGAAGCGCGTGACATCGTAGACATTTCCGTAGAGAACTACCCAGCAGCTTTCTGCAGTATTGTGCTGCGCGACTGTTCCATCAAGTTAGCCAGTGGGAAAGTGAGGTTTGGAGTAGCCGGCGGTGACAGACCCTCGGCATAATCGAAGACCTTGGCCATTATTGCTTTTCGCTCAATCAAAGTCAATGCTAGATAGATTGCGCTGGTATCTCAAAATACAAAGGAAGAAACACGCGACGAAAGCTATACAAAAGTTGTGAGAAGAGCGCAAAAGCAAAGGGCCACGGAATTAATCCAGACGAACGAGCAAATGCCGACGTCTTGTAGCCAACTCCACCTGTGGGGAACCAGAGCTCGGGGTAGTGCCACCCCGAGTCGGGCAAGCCGGCCCGCATTTCTTCTTCTGCGGAGGTAAGCTGGATACACAGTTCATTGATTGGTGGATTCCCTTCACCTTAGCAAACATCGCTACTGTCTTGGAGAGCGTCTAGCTTTGGTCTGTGTACCTTGGATAATGACCATGATGATGCTGGGCTGGTCCAGGCGCAAACGCCGCGGCATCTGAACATCTAGCTAACAGTCTAGCACAGCTAGGAACCACACAAACACAACGCACATATAAAGGTGAGTACAAGTACATTCATTACAAAGCATGAAGCTATGGATATCGTTGATCAATTCACAAACCAGAGCGAAGCGACACTACATCTCACGTCCCCAAACGACCCCGTCTCACAGACTTCAACTGCGAAGTTATGCCCTCACTCTTTGCCCTACGTTCGCGCCACAACTCCCTCGCTCCTTTCCTCTTCCAGCTTTCCGAAGGGAGGAAGTTCTCCTCATCCTCTTTCGCCTTGGAGTCCTTTTCATCGCCCTtctcatcctcgtcatcaCTATCATTAGTTGTCGACGCAATAACCAGCTCCTCAAGTTCCTTATGAATATCCCACGGACAAACGCGTTTCGATTTATTTGCGCCCGGCCAAGTTTTCAGGGCCGCTGGATCGGAAAGCGAACGTGCCAAAGACGGCCTGATGAGTTTCCCGCTTCGACCTGCTGCCCGGCGTCGATGCACAATCATTTTCGGGCGTGCGAGAAACTGCTCCCGGTCTGAATCATCTAGAATTTAAGACGTCAATGTGATATCCAAATCTGGATTATCAGGACGATTCAAGAGGGCAAAAGGCGTTGGAATGTTCAGGGGCGCGGCGTGCAAG
This sequence is a window from Pyrenophora tritici-repentis strain M4 chromosome 4, whole genome shotgun sequence. Protein-coding genes within it:
- a CDS encoding LldD, L-lactate dehydrogenase (FMN-dependent) and related alpha-hydroxy acid dehydrogenase codes for the protein MAKVFDYAEVAQHNTAESCWVVLYGNVYDVTRFLPKHPGGSKVILQLAGTDATEEYDPIHPPGILEENLEASDKLGTINPDTLPKDEKTPQETGETQDEGPVDLDSILNIDEIEQVATKQIPYKAWAYYFSASDDLQSKSFNNSVYRTILLRPRVFVDCTRCDTSTTFLSHPVKLPIYVSPAAMARLANADGEWGIAQACSQYGAMQIISQNASMTPEQIVADATPGQVFGWQLYVQNERAKSEAMLARMNKLECIKFICLTLDAPVPGKREHDERSKNIGSNLPVRAAVQESQSVSKTSMSAQTPSSDADVNGKPKPKSMGVGQSLFWGTAADLTWRTTLPWLREHTHLPIVLKGIQTHEDAYLASLHAPHVKAIILSNHGGRALDTAPPAVHTLLEIRKYCPEVFDRVEVWVDGGIKRGTDVVKALCLGARGVGVGRAALFGLGAGGKEGVARVLEILKAETETCMRLLGVERVDQLGMQYINTRAVERDIWDGPALERAVVKARL